In a single window of the Nicotiana tomentosiformis chromosome 10, ASM39032v3, whole genome shotgun sequence genome:
- the LOC104114103 gene encoding uncharacterized protein produces MDALFAKGKEFLSSKDDKENPDHRDKETSDDDHREKRTSVHRGGGAKTAHNDTETSDDDHGEKKTSGLRAGGKTPAHNDDTETSDDHHEKKTSGTRAGGKTAAHNDDTETSDDHHEKKTSGTRAGGKTAAASGGAAAHNPNEHKKPTNSELMASAKLIADAAQAKLGGGGGGGAQKEFDNAKLAGAAADILSAASHYGKFGEEGIGKYIGQAEDYLHGYELKNSKANKAAGTGTGPTSKKGSSTAAHKDDNSRNDDDGHGEHKRMPKKQSGEHYDHERSEDRDHSGGGHGEHMKKAEGRLKKKFGDNSEHERLEKDDYHAGGYDEHTTKSKGMSKKQSGGDHERSEEVDDDDHSGGGHGEHMKKAEGRLKKKFGDNSEHERSEEDDGSSGGGYGEYLKKAQGMLKKKSGDDDGSEKGDGESEGGYGEYIKKAQGMLKKKSGDEDGPEKDDGDSGGGFGGVMKVAQGMFKKDSNDGDRSPTGDSTDEGDKKGDLFKMAGSFFK; encoded by the exons ATGGACGCCCTTTTTGCAAAGGGAAAGGAATTTCTCAGTTCCAAAGATGACAAAGAAAATCCCGACCACCGTGACAAGGAAACCTCCGATGATGATCACCGTGAAAAGAGAACTTCCGTCCACCGTGGTGGTGGCGCCAAGACAGCACACAATGACACAGAAACTTCCGATGATGATCACGGTGAAAAGAAAACTTCCGGCCTCCGTGCAGGTGGCAAGACCCCCGCACACAATGACGATACAGAAACTTCCGATGACCACCATGAAAAGAAAACTTCCGGCACCCGTGCAGGTGGCAAGACCGCCGCACACAATGACGATACAGAAACTTCCGATGACCACCATGAAAAGAAAACTTCCGGCACCCGTGCAGGTGGAAAGACCGCCGCCGCAAGCGGCGGTGCTGCTGCTCATAATCCCAACGAGCACAAAAAGCCAACAAACTCTGAGCTGATGGCTAGCGCAAAGCTGATAGCTGATGCCGCACAAGCCAAATTAGGTGGCGGTGGCGGTGGCGGCGCACAAAAAGAATTTGACAATGCAAAGCTTGCCGGAGCTGCCGCTGACATTCTTAGCGCCGCCTCACATTACGGGAAATTTGGGGAAGAAGGAATCGGAAAGTATATCGGACAAGCTGAAGATTATCTTCACGGTTATGAGCTCAAAAATTCCAAAGCCAACAAAGCTGCTGGCACCGGCACCGGTCCCACATCCAAAAAAGGTTCTAGTACTGCAGCGCACAAGGACGACAATTCCAGAAATGATGATGATGGGCACGGAGAGCATAAACGGATGCCAAAGAAACAATCCGGTGAACATTATGACCATGAACGTTCAGAGGATCGTGATCATTCCGGAGGTGGACATGGCGAACATATGAAGAAAGCTGAAGGGAGGTTGAAGAAAAAATTTGGTGATAACTCCGAACATGAACGTTTAGAGAAAGATGATTATCATGCTGGAG GGTACGACGAGCATACGACTAAGAGCAAAGGGATGTCCAAGAAACAATCTGGTGGTGACCATGAACGTTCAGAGGAAGTTGATGATGATGATCACTCCGGAGGTGGGCACGGCGAACATATGAAAAAAGCTGAAGGGAGGTTGAAGAAAAAGTTTGGTGACAACTCCGAACATGAACGTTCAGAAGAAGATGATGGTAGTTCAGGAGGTGGATATGGCGAGTATCTGAAAAAAGCTCAAGGAATGCTTAAGAAAAAGTCCGGTGACGATGATGGTTCAGAGAAAGGTGACGGTGAATCCGAGGGAGGGTACGGTGAGTATATCAAGAAAGCTCAAGGAATGCTTAAGAAAAAATCAGGTGACGAAGATGGTCCAGAGAAGGATGATGGAGATTCCGGAGGTGGGTTCGGCGGGGTCATGAAAGTGGCTCAAGGTATGTTTAAAAAAGATTCCAACGACGGCGATCGTAGCCCCACCGGAGATTCTACAGATGAAGGTGATAAAAAAGGAGACCTCTTTAAAATGGCTGGAAGTTTCTTCAAGTAA